GCAAAAGGGTCTACACCAACTGgaacttttcattttgatcctGTTTCGTGTTTATAACTAGCTCTGAGATATCATTTGAAAGCTGGTGAGATGAAAAAATGTCTATGGTCTACTTCAGACAAATCATTTTCTGACTAAAAGGAATAATAACAGATTAATCATTTAGGTTGTAAAGACAAATCAACTAacctaaatgtttgttttttttcctaaaagaaTGATATAAAAATGAGGTATTATACCATATTGAGAATATGTGTAGGGAGCTAAAGATAAAGGTGATAATAAATGGCCTTGTACCATCATCAAAGacttgatttatatattttttaaatttaaccaTAATTTTTAGGTTTCTTCCCAAAAGAGATAAAATCTCTTTTCAGTCAAGAGGCAGATTgtgtaacaaaacatttaaaagtcatATACATTCacttaaagctgcattttattaaaatgtataaactttACATATTGGTTAAAACTGTTGCAATAGAGTTCATATAAGCACTATTTTATCATCCAAGCAACACATGTGTCATGAAGCTAAATGTGGAGAGTGAATATAACTTGCTTTTCAACTCTTGCCATTCTgccgttttaaaaaaatattgtgccCTGTGAAGACACCAtgagattttctttcagttttatttgaaatgccaGGAAATATTCATTAAGTCTCTACTTGCATATTTTTTTGCtaccatattttaaaaactggtttGGTGAGTTAGTCACAAACATCACAAATCTTACCGAACACATTGTGTAGATTCGGGACGAGCTGCTAGGTCCTGGTCTTTAGATGCAACACCAAAGTGCATGGGGAAAAGACCTCCAAGCAAAATGTCTCCAGTCATCTGTGCTCTCTGGTGGGGCCCGTATGTTGAAATCACATAATTGGACCCCAACACTATCAGATAACACAGGAACAGTCTCATTTTCAATTGGGTAGGAGTATTTTCTGTGCCTTGTCAAGATCAAGGTGGTATTATGCTCTTCTTCCGCCACTCTCCTTGATGCTCTGatttcttttattcatgtttgtaATTGTGAGAATAATTACCTgtgggagaaataaaaaagggaaagcatgttttgccttttcagacaacaaaatgaaattagCATATATTAGAGTTTTGCGCATAATAAACCTCAAGTGCTAAGATCGCTTTTCTATATATAAAATAACAAGGACTACATTACAAATAAAGCAACAGTTAATCACTGACCAACAGTTCGTTTAATATGCAAGTTATTTGGGTAATAATATTAGACAGACACAAAATTGAACATTTCTCTCCTGAGTAATAAGGTCAGCATACTACTTGAAATACGCCGAACAGACTCAGGATTTCCACAGCTGAGAGCTGAGTCACACCATAACGACCCTCCTGCAGGCAGACCTTAAAGCTGTGGCCAGTGAACTGCAGTAACCATGGAGAAAGTCCATGGCTGCTCCTCCAAAACTAGTTAATACTCCTGGAAAAATGCTGGAGCAGAGCTCTGATAATGAAGTCACTACTTCCCCTGAAACGTTTTTTGGAGGAAGGAATGGTAGAAGAGCTCTTGTAGTGTCCAAGGGAAATGTTTCCttgaaaaataatacaacttcctagtttaaaaagtgaagggccttttctttttgtttaatgtaaaaaagtaaacaaaacgCTACAGATTTTTGTGTGCTTCcacatcaaagaaaaataaataaatatacttaaTAGGAAGTTAAAATAAGTGCCCTCCAAGTCCCAAGAGACatgttattttctgatttaagctagaaaaaaaccttaaaatattttgttgcattttctttgcaaCTTTGAACAATTTTCAACTACAAAAACGAAAGTTAAAGATGAATCATAAGGAGAAAACTTACCATCCGAGTTCTTCCAAAGCAGAAAACCTCAAACAGTCATCCTGCAGCTCTTACACAGCTTCAAGCACTTTATCTGAAATGTCCAGGATGCTGAATGAATTCAAAGGACTCTGCTGCCGTCCAAACCTCTTTCTGTTGGATAAATCATTAACAGAGAGAAGGATTGTTCATTTCCTTCAGCTAATGAAGTCTGCTCATGGTTAATTCCTCCCAAAGTGATCACAAAGTAAAGTTGTCTCGTATTTTTACGTTATTGCTACTGTCAATTATTCTTTAGCCACTTTTCAAGCAGATAAAGAATAAGTATGGGCTAAGGTACAGGTGCAGACAAATATATTAATACCTTCCTGTAGTAAAAGTCATCTTTTACTACAGGAGGGTTATATCTCAGtaaagtacaagtactttgaaGATTTGTTcagtggattaaaaaaaataataattttagtttttaacaaaacagcACAGTTGTTGGTGCTCTTGCTGCTAATATGCTGCACAAactacttttgcaaaaaaaaaagagcattgtGCTCAATAATATTTCACAAGACTAAAATTTTAGAGGGCACAAGAAGAGAGATGTTTAGATAATACTGTTTACACAGTCTCTCTAGTTATGCAAAGTCCTGGGTTCTAGCTTACACTCATTTTCTTTAGCTCTCCTGTATGTTTTCTANNNNNNNNNNNNNNNNNNNNNNNNNNNNNNNNNNNNNNNNNNNNNNNNNNNNNNNNNNNNNNNNNNNNNNNNNNNNNNNNNNNNNNNNNNNNNNNNNNNNtaccaaacagaaaataatttgtgtaaataacaaaatcaagcaatttctatttccaaaatacatttctttcaatataaaacttgaaatttaagaaaaactgcaggtgtgtgtctggtgaatatTTGGTTTAAACAAGCTTGTTCTTCATTCTGTGGAGTTATTCATAAAGtgtccagaaattttactcaataCTAGCAATACCTcacaataaatgtaactgagtaaatgtgaCTAGTTACTAGTCAATTCTGTTCATAAAGCAGGATATGAGGAGCACacaaattcatttttctttttaatccaRCATTGTGGTGCATAAGGATCTAGTCAAATTCAAACCTGGTCAAATAAGCGACAGAGCAAAAGATAATCTGATgacaagaaattatttaaagaaaagatttttgaaCTGGAAATGgaggaattttgtttttttgtcacgtTCATATAATACCTTTATGCCCGTTTCTCATTTTTTCTACCAACATTAATGGCCAAAGATTTCATTCTTTCAGAGGAACACATGGCAGagctgcttctctctgctgcaaCATGAACCAAGAACGTATCTGACCAGAAGGGGGCACTATGACCACATAACATAATACACAACAtttgcaacacaaataaaactccTAAACATGATCTATATTCAGAAACAGGATTTTTACTTACCACCCAGATATTGGACCTGGCCTGCAGCTCTGCGTTGACCCGGTAGCCACCAAAGTCCGAGTCCACCTCTAAACCGGCAGACTTGGCGAGGTCAACGTTGGGCTCCAGGCCGACGGCTGCGACAATGTGATCCGTTCTTACCTGAAAGGCAAAATTCAACATAATTAGTGCTTGATGATTCCATCTGGTGCATTGGATCAAGTTAAATTTGGTTGAAATGTGAACCTACCACTCTTCCATCCTTGAGTTTGATTTCTAGTTTATCATCTTTGAAGGACACAGATTTCACCACTGCTTCCCTGATGACCTTTACACCCTCTAACCGGACGcacaaggagaaaaacaatgagaaaatcaagaaaaatccTATCGATATCGCCCATGTCAATCAAGTTGTACCTTTCTTGACTTTTTCTGTTGTCCAGTTGCTCAGATACTCAGGCAGCACCTTGCCCATGTTGCCCTTCTCTGGGAACATCTGAATCACCTCTAATCCGGTCTCCGTCgctgaaaaacaggaagaagatgATTGACACACAAGCAAAACGGTTTCTTCTATTACCTAGAACTATCAGCTTGATTCATCTTGAAACTTTCAAAGCTTGTCAAGAAGCCTTACATCTCCTGCCAAGCGCGCAGGCCAGCTCGCTGCCCAAGAATCCGCCTCCTATGATGGTGATTGACTGAGTGTTTCTTGAAACTTTGTCCAGGGATTTAAAGTCGTCAATCtgcaagttaaacatttaaacttaagACGTTTTAGGATCATAATAAGACTGAAAAACTCAACATACTTCAAAGTAACAATCCATCTGTATTTGCTTGAAGTTTAAAGGAGTATTTGAAAGAACACAGAGATTTGcaaaagttgacattttgacGCTACgttatttttactattaaaatACATATGTATTTTTGGGCTGCAACTATCAGTTACTGTAATCAATCATTCTAaaaatgaattacatttaaatattggcacattctgcagattgttcatttaaccacttaagcttttTCTATAcagtataataaatacattaaaaataagcaaataattcaattacttttttgtaaaagaaaataaaaattgtattgcCTAAAACGCCATAACAAAGCAACCCTTTACCGTACACTCAGTCATTTGTAGCAGAACATGCATCTGCAGTTAAAAATACTGTCTACAattctgttgatttattttaataactggaGACCAAAAGGTATTCAAtagaaaatttttattttttacagaatttgaaccaagtaatatatttataataatatttagAACCACATTGGATGGAAATCTGTGCTCCATTCTACTTTTGAGGAATTTAGCGTCTAATAAATCTGACGCCACCTAGTGGTGAAACTCTGACCTTGCGGAAAACAGTTGTCCTCTTGATCACTTCCTCTCCAGCTCTTTCGATTACCTGAAGATTCCTTGGGACCccacctgaagaaaaaaaaaattaggttMTTTCACATTTGTATTAACTATGGTCAGTAACATCACAGCTAGACTGCTTACCTGTTGCAATTAGGCACTTGTCATATGAAATCTCCATGTCATCGTCAAGCTTGACTTTGTTTCCTCTGACATCCATATGAACCacctaaaataaatcacatttggTGTTTCAATATAAAGCATACTAAACTAGATCACTGTTGTGTTTATCTATCAACTAAATCTATAAACTAACCTTCCTGCCAGTGAGGACAGCCACTCCTCCATTTTCCGCACCGCTCAGCTCTTCCGCATCAACGTAAAACGAAGGCGGCTGGAAGTAGATGCTGTCAAATAAACACAGCAGTGTTGAAAATGTATagcttttaaatataaaaagaaatgctgatACAATAAATGTCAATAGCCCTTTAAAAACTGGCAAACACCTGGAAGGAATCATCCACCTTGGTCCAGATTTCAGACATTTCAGCTGATTGGCAAGGAAATGATTTGATTTACAATCAGAGGACATCAAGGCCAGGCAGTAGCTGAAGCATCCAGTCAGTcagtcaaaacaacaaatgaaggTCACTAGGTATAAAGGAGGCTTGCAGGGAGGGAGATAAAAGCCAAACCAATGAGGCCCCATTTTCAAGATCATTGTCGTCTTAATAATAACGTACTTGGTGCTGCAAATATTTAATGATAATCTGTCTGAGGCAGCTCAatagcaaactaaatatataatttgttttcaaactaaTTGGTTAAACTGGTGTTTAAAGCATTTGAGGGTATTCTTGCCGGTTGTCTAATAAATCCGACAAGCtggaaacaaattaaaccaaatgaaaccaaattaaACCAGATAGATAAACACAACAGTGGTCTAGTTTAGCAATGTATGCAGTCTAATGTATGTAGACTGCATACATTAACTGCATACATTAATGTATGCAGTTAATGTTGCATACATTAACTTGTATGCAACATTAACTTGCATACAAGTTAATGTTGAACTTGTATGCAAGTTAATGTTGAACTTGCATACAAGTTCAACATTAACTTGGTGAActtgcatttacaaaaaaagaaaagaaaagaaaagaaaagaaaagaaaagaaaagaaaagaaaagaaaagaaaagaaaagaaacatgatgTGGCAGCTGTGGTCTTGAATAGTTTTGCACGTAGGGAAAAAAGCATAGCCTCCATCAAACAGGTTCTGGTAATATTTATGAATCTGCTGACCTTCCCTCAGTGTTGTGACCGACAGTCCAGCTACTGTCTGCAACATAACACCTGACTTGTGACGCCCTCTGCTGCTCATTTATGAATCGGAAACCGAAAACTACAGAAAGCCATTTCTGATCTGCAGTGAGAGCTTAAATAGGTGCTTTACTGTATTCATTTAAGTTTGTGAACATATAAAACGTTCATCCGAAACCCTTTGACTAGCGTAGATGCTGGAGCCATACAATATGAGGACAGGTACAGTTGTTGAAAACTGTCATATAATTTGTgaccacattttatttactcttcTTCTTATTTGTTACTCCCCCACRGCCCCCCCATTTTCTGAGCTTACAAATTTGTCAGCTGAAATCCACATCAACTTTATACATGGATGTCAGCCCAACTCTCAAATATATTACTTGCAGGCAGGGTCGTAAAGGCATGTGACCCAAAATATAAAGCTCaccaaaaaacagatttttaaatattttccacatcCAGCTAATAAACCGACTGGATGCTCTAGTGTAGTTTGTAGTGACAGTTTTTGACTCGCTAAATGAAAGTTAGAAGTTAAATTCAGagcaaagtaaacaaaatacaagtttgaaaatgaaaagatggaGAAATTTGACAAATATTCAAAAGCAGTTTAGAGAGCGTTTTTAATTAACTCAAGGTTTCATGGGAAGACTGGGAACCCACCTTCTTTCCTTCCCGTTCCACTGTTTGAAACGCAGAGTTTCTGTGACACTGGGGTCGTCAGAGAACCACAGCTCCTTAGAAAGAGGCGGCCTCATGTACGGAAGGTCTGGCTCATCAGTTACAATCAGTACctgaagcaacaacaaaaatatattataattcAGGAAAAATAGCCTCTAAAAACATAGAATGAATATTTTCTATGTACGTCAGATGAGAAGAAGCCTGACTGACCTTGGCACCAGGGTCTCTGGCTCGAATAGATCGGGCAGCTGCGAAAGACGCCGTACCTCCACCAATCAGGAGGTAGGGGGCGTGTGAGGGCAACGAAGGTTTGGAGTCTGCAGCTGgtcagaaagagagaagaaagaaaataatcagtTCATGGTCTCATTAAGCTAACAACCTCCTAGTGATggaataaaactttgaaaaactttatacatttacaagagacgaaaaagaaaaaaaagagcaagaatAAGAATGATTAAGATGCTTGAACCTTTtcaaatagcaaaaaaaaaaaaaattgttattctAGGTTCGACTCTTCATGGAGCTTGGATGGTTCTGCTTTGGATGGTTTCGTTACTACAACCCGATCTTAAACCAAGATTTTTGGATGTAGATCTTAACTTTTATTCACAGTTTTGTAGCCAGTTCTGAAAACTACAATAACCAGTCCTTTAGTCCCCTTCCATCACACTAAATGACCCGTAGCAATCACACTGTGTGAGCTTTCATGACATACAGCTGGGGGGTTTGGGGAACCGAAGGGGCRTGGCCTACAACTCGCAGCACTCGGCTGAGCAACATGTGGAAGTATGTGTCCGGAATTTCTATCCGAATACAgtaaacagaacagaaaaatagaaaagaatatAGAGCGCCATCCTCAAATTGTTATTTTCCATCATCAATTGCAAAATCAAAAGGACATTTTATACTTTGTAAGCACAGAACTGGACAACCTTCATCGCGCCCTAGCCAACTGCAGCATGTCATATTGAAACCACGCTCCTTTCGGTTTTCTGGATAATGTTCATCGGTCACTACACAAgaaattttgcttttcttctcagTCTTACCCTCCTCAACTCCAGCATCAGTGagtggagctgctgcctcttctGCTGAGGCTTCTGCCAGTGGYTCATCTACTGTGAAAGCAATACATGAAATCGGCTGAAAATTTTAGCTACTCAGAAGCAATGGAGAAGGGACGACCCATGCTTTACAGTAGAAGCATTCAACAACTGGGAGATGTAgcgtaaaattaaaaaataagttaaaacacCAAATTAGGCCATCATAGTTATTTTCTATGAGGGCAGATTAAGCCTCACAAATGTACtagccaataaaacaaaaagtattgaAACAGAGTAGAGAGACGAAAAACCAGAAGTGGCACTGGTGAGTTGGTTTCCAAAGGCTGCAGTGAAACTGTAAACAATGTTACATAAAAACGCACAYGCCGCCAAAAATATTGTCACGGTTCATGCAGGAATTTCTAAGAATCTGATTACAATCAGGCGACGACAACATAACAGAAACCTTCCAGGATTCAAATATGGCATGCTAATGGTTGCATGGCAAAGCTACGGTTTGGACAGGAGGCATAACAAAACACGTATGTGTTTGGATAGAGTAAAAAGCAGGCAGCTGACCTGGAGGTGGTTCTGCAGTTTCACTGGGGGCCACTGCTTCAGCATCAGGTGCAGCGGCAGCTTCAAGTATTGTCTCAAGGGGGGCTgagcaacaaacaaacacttaTAAACACCGTAGACTGAGAGTATGGAGAGAATAGTAAAATACACGATGTCTCCTGAAAATATTCACGACTAGTAGACTTAAATATATAACCATTACTGAAAATACAGTTTCCCTGATAAAAATCTGGTGTACATAGCAGTAAAGAGGAAGCTAAACTAAGTACTGCAGAGTCAGCTGTTTTTACACCAAATCAGTCCAAACTATGAATAAACTGtccaatcaaaacaaagttttggcAATAGCTATGGACATCACTGTCTCAAAGTACTCACCCTCCATCACGGTGACTTCAGCAGCGAAAACGCAAACAGTCAAAAGTAggcatttttaaatacagatacAATCCTAGACATTTCCYTCTAAAGGAAACTAAAACGACTGAGCTCACCTGGAGGTTCTGTTTGGATCTGTGAggctgatttctgttttctggagGAAATTTCTGTCATCCGCTCCACATGTCTTTTCTGGTCTCCCTTTAGAGTAATGACAGCCTGggggcaaaaacaaacaaaaaaaatctaaataataatatttcaacTTGCATACAAACTAAAATTAACTGTGTCGCACTGAAATGCATTGTACAGGTTCAGGAATATATTGGGAATATTCCTACTCACGTATGTTATGCCACTGACAAAGGCTGCTCCAACCAGGAGGGCGTATTTTAGGTTGTCACCGCCTCCACCCACTGGCCCTGTGGACATGTGCGCCACAGGCACACACAGTGGCGTTCTGGCATTATTCCACCCTGAAAAAGATAATTGGAAAAACTTCATCTACACAACTGATCTCAaatcgtcaccttcctaaaataatggccaaaGTCCTTTTTTTGCCAAAGGTTTTGGGAGAAACACCATCATGTGAGGAGTCAATTGGACTTTAGACAGCTGTGAACAAACATTGGCTTgagttaaacttttaaaatggaCTTCTTATGGCTTTCTTCTAACGACGATTTTATCCGACTGCACAAATTGttgaaaagtggaaataatcTCCCACTTAGAAgatctctgtagctcctccagagttaccgtTGACTAATGCTTTCTTATACGTCTTAAAATTCATGAGTGTGGGGAAAAATCTTATAAACCAAATAATTCAACAGCTTGTTGCTTACCGATAACTTTATCCTTCTGTGCTACTGCTCACATAATGAGTTGYATgttatttatgatttatggCTGTCAGCTCCTTTTCAGGAGTTCTTATAGTGATTTCCCCCAAACCATTTTACACTAAGCCACATTCACCCAACAGCTGTACAAAAAAGGCACACATTCATATACTGACTGATCACAAGGCAACTTGGGGTTGAGTTCAGCTTTAGCACTTAAAGGAGCTTTCCTCTACTCCTTYGCAGCCGCCACTCTGTTGTAGATTTACTGTTGCTGCTGTAAATCTTGCTGAGCYGTGCAACCKTCAGCTGAGagacagttgttttttttctttattacagTAAATTAATTGCTTTGATGTTCAAGCATTACCTTAACTAACCTGGACAAGGTCTAGATTCCCATGACAAACTGGAATTTCTATGTTTATTTATAATTGTTTAATTCCAACCTGAATTTAGTCTGAATGTCTTTATGTTTCACAGCAGAATGTCATCTGTCACAGTTTGTAATGGTAAAAATATATTCTACAGCAACAAGCATCTCCTTTTCTATTCAGTTTCTCACAGTgctaattcacaacaaatgttaaatCAGGACACTTTACAAGTCAATCAGATCCCATAGTTAAAATTAATGTCAGctgttgcatatttttaatctaGTGGTTCCTTTAACAGGCCTCGTTTTATCATGACTTMATTTGGAAACTATGCATatgaaaaatatccaaacatggatgtgttcaaataaaatgtaccaTTACCCTCCACTTTGCAAAGATGAATATCGTCTCgatatttcttaaaatggaGCGAAAGCAAAAACCTCTGTGCATGGAAAATTAGGCTAATTAAAAATAGCCCACACTTCTGATGGACTATTCTCTGCGAGAACAGTCTTGCATGCTGCTGAAGGTCAGGTTGGTGCCTGTGCTTATCCTTTCACAGTCTCATAATGGGCGGGTGGTGAGAATATAATCCTCTAGATAAGAGTCAGTGCATGTGATTATGGCAACAATCAGCTGGGTGGTCTCAGAAAATGGTGCAACACCTGTCAGAGAAACACTGCAGACACATCAAACCCATGGTCATTGATAGGCTGCACGCGGCCCCCCAATAAATACTCTATATTTATCTATGACCAACTATATTAATCATTACTAATGCATCTGAAAAGGCAGCGTCAACATTGCTGATTAGCTAGTTAGCTTCGTAGAGAACATAAAGGTCGGGCTAGGTAAAAGCACAAACTTAGCAAGCCTGCACACAGAGCGGTTTAATAATGAATCAAAGCATACATGTATTACAAGTTCATTCATATCTGGATAAAGGCCAGCTAACCGGAAGACAACAAGGGTAACCATTAAGTTCACCTACCTGCTCTCCTCACGTTCTGTCGGCATACAGTAGACGAGGCTCTGGCCAGAGGTGCAAGCTTCTTCCATACAGCCCTACATGTCAGCATGGTGGCTCGGCTCAGCTGCGACAGCTCTCAGTTACACTACCGACAGRTCGGACAGAAAGCTAGTTACAATTAATGAAGTCCGACAGACGACTAGCAGCCGCACACAGTGCACGCCAAGGCCAGAGACAGGTCATACGTTTCAAAGGAGTGCTGGGTAATTGCAGAGACTGTTTACAGAGGAAGATTAGCCAATGCTAACGCAAGCTAAACAAGATAACAGACTGTA
The DNA window shown above is from Poecilia reticulata strain Guanapo linkage group LG14, Guppy_female_1.0+MT, whole genome shotgun sequence and carries:
- the LOC103475853 gene encoding apoptosis-inducing factor 1, mitochondrial-like, with the translated sequence MLTCRAVWKKLAPLARASSTVCRQNVRRAGWNNARTPLCVPVAHMSTGPVGGGGDNLKYALLVGAAFVSGITYAVITLKGDQKRHVERMTEISSRKQKSASQIQTEPPVTVMEAPLETILEAAAAPDAEAVAPSETAEPPPDEPLAEASAEEAAAPLTDAGVEEAADSKPSLPSHAPYLLIGGGTASFAAARSIRARDPGAKVLIVTDEPDLPYMRPPLSKELWFSDDPSVTETLRFKQWNGKERSIYFQPPSFYVDAEELSGAENGGVAVLTGRKVVHMDVRGNKVKLDDDMEISYDKCLIATGGVPRNLQVIERAGEEVIKRTTVFRKIDDFKSLDKVSRNTQSITIIGGGFLGSELACALGRRSTETGLEVIQMFPEKGNMGKVLPEYLSNWTTEKVKKEGVKVIREAVVKSVSFKDDKLEIKLKDGRVVRTDHIVAAVGLEPNVDLAKSAGLEVDSDFGGYRVNAELQARSNIWVIRSWFMLQQREAALPCVPLKE